A window of Phalacrocorax carbo chromosome 12, bPhaCar2.1, whole genome shotgun sequence genomic DNA:
TGGGAAGCGGCAGCTTGTTGCTGCAATCCAGGGGCACTGGAGACCACCTGCTGCAGACCCGCATCTGCTCGTGTGAAAGGGGGATGGTGCCTTGCCGTGACTTCAGCCTGCCTGGATGATGGATTGAGGGTGGTCCCTGCCTGGGGACACTCATGGGGACGCAGTGGCTCCCTTTCTCCCACAGGTGAAATACCTGACGCGTGACTGGCGGCTCACACTCTACGCCCTGCGGTTCTCGGAGCTGCTGGAAGTGAACAAGGAGGGCACCAAAGTGAGGCGGCGGGTCCCCCTGCCCGAGTCCCTGCGGAGCTTCTCCCCCAGCAAACTGCTGCtggcctgggagctgctgccgaTCCAGAATAACTTCATCGAGACCATCGTGAGTATGTTCAGCCCCTTTGGTGCCATTGTATCCATCCGCATCCTGCGGCCGGGCCGCAAGCTGCCCTCGGATGTGCGGAAATACACGTCGCTCTTCCCCGAGCTGCTGAGAAAGCGCTGTGCCCTGGTGGAGTACGATAGGCTGGGGAGCGCCCGCAGGGCCTTTGAGCACCTCGGCCGCCGAAGCCACCGGTGCGGTGAGAGCATCAGGGTGGTCTGGCTCTGCTGGAAGGTCTCCAAGAAGGAACCTCAGAACAAGAGGGAGGTGGCGAAGAAGCTGGTTCACCAGTGGGATTGGAAGGTGCAGGCGGCGGCCATGATCTTCCCCTATGGCATTGGGGGCTCCCTGCTCTACCGCTCTCCGGAGTCAGGCAATGCTCCAGTGTCACCGTCCCTGCTCCTGAACACGGAACCCTCGGCACCCACCTGCCCATGCAGCGCCTTCCAGCCCAGGGACTTTAGCAACACCTTTACAAGATCGCTCCTCACCAGGACAGTCTTCCCCCCGCTCAGGATGGGCTTGGGCACCGGTGGCTGCCACGGCTTCCGCTCCAGCACGGAGCGGCCCCACGGCTGCGGCtgggggagcggagcggggtGGATACCTGGGCACCCAGGGGCAGCAGGCCTGCTCTGCATGCCACACCTCCTCCCAGAAATTCCCTGGCAGGGAATCGGGTGCCTGAGCCCCTTGGCCTGCGGGGTGGGGTGCTTCGCCTCCCAGTGTTCCTGATGGCACC
This region includes:
- the LOC135315544 gene encoding la-related protein 6-like, with the protein product MSLGSSGVASGLGSQPSCSTPQLEQRSSFPARHLLPPQSRSLALLSQEDFLRSFNGSFSDGSDVWGADRLDCSSSTPDPQLVRRIVSQVEFYLSDENLAKDAFLLKHVQKKKMGFVSIKLLTSFKKVKYLTRDWRLTLYALRFSELLEVNKEGTKVRRRVPLPESLRSFSPSKLLLAWELLPIQNNFIETIVSMFSPFGAIVSIRILRPGRKLPSDVRKYTSLFPELLRKRCALVEYDRLGSARRAFEHLGRRSHRCGESIRVVWLCWKVSKKEPQNKREVAKKLVHQWDWKVQAAAMIFPYGIGGSLLYRSPESGNAPVSPSLLLNTEPSAPTCPCSAFQPRDFSNTFTRSLLTRTVFPPLRMGLGTGGCHGFRSSTERPHGCGWGSGAGSFSDGSDVWGADRLDCSSSTPDPQLVRRIVSQVEFYLSDENLAKDAFLLKHVQKKKMGFVSIKLLTSFKKYTPVSTQYIQ